The window CAtgtgaacacatttttattttttcatgtgttTCTTAATAGCAGCGAGATCCCGCTCAGCCGAGCCAGCCCGGTCAACCAAGCCAGCCCGcctccatatgaacagccccttaaATGGAATGTTACACTGTGGTGTAGCACTGTTTtgacgaagaagaagaagaagaagaagaagaagaagaagaagaagaagaagaagaagaagaagaagaagaagaagaagaagaagaagaagaagaagaagaagaagaagaagaagaagaagaagaagaagaagaagaagaagaagaagaagaagaagaagaagaagaagaagaagaagaagaagaagaagaagaagaagaagaagaagaagaagaaaaagaagaaaaagaagaaaaagaagaagaagaagcaagAAAAACTGATCGATTTACATGATTTTTCGAATTGCATGAGTTCGATAAATAAAAATAGGTGTTTTCTTATAAGGATTTTAAGTAAACTCGGACGCGACAGGAGAATTCGTTCGATTTATATGACTTTTTCGAATTATAGGAGTTCAAATTACATGGGTTCAACTGTATTAAATacttctttttaattttgtatataATAGAAAGAAACAGGTGATTCCAGCATAACAATGAAAAATGCTCATTACGTTGCGGAAAGTTTGGAATCAATCCAAACTTGCCGCAGCTTCATGCTGAAAACCGAAAGTGAGTATACGTCAATTAGCGGCTACTATATATAGTGGAAACGCGCCGCGtcgcaaaaattttttcagtGTGAATTTAGCATAAGTTGGAAAGCCTTCCCGTGAAAACCTTCCTAATTgtacttttcttttgtttatgtATCCGGTATATACAGATACAGGCTTGATTGTACAATcttcaacctcatccccagggtcttgtggcccctgcgCCGTTATTACGGTTATTACTATcaacttatcaacaaggcaaaatgccctgggaacgaggttgtacaATCTCACGTTTGCAAGAGCTTGCTATGGTAGCGAAAGAGTAATTGATTACAAATTATATGCCTTTCTTTAGTTTTCTcttcctttaaaaataaatatgaacaaataaattaattaatgtataaataacaaaataaacaataaaaaaattatacacaataataacaaataaataaacctATTTGTCTATTGCTTCATTGTagcatttttacatttttctgtaGATATTGCATCGTAACCAACAATCATTTTTACAGTACGAATTTCAAATATAGTTTGTTTCAACTTTTCGTCGCacaacttttttaacttaacGTATATGATTTTGCGATATACAGCCTGACAATGGCATGCATTTTCAGTGGCATTCAACAAATCTAGGTGGTACATTCTACGAGGAATACGATCATTATCATATTCTTCTCTAAACTTTATTGGACATGCCACAGAGTTATCGGAGGGCTTTTTGTAATCTAGCACTTCTGTTTGCCCAAGAGTTCCATTCTCATACTCCACTATCAATCGATTATGTAAGGAATCGTGAAAATCCTTTCTCACTTCGCCAAGGGAATTATATTTACATTTTCGCATTGGCCATGCTTCCAATTGCTAAAAAGAGAAACAAATTATATGTAATTTTAGCATTCAGTAACAAGGAAATACCTGGTAATATTTTCTAAGAACAGACATTTAATTTTCACTTTCCTCCTCAATGTTTTAGGTCAGTAACCGTACCGAGGGAATCAGTGCTCGAATTTCAGAATGAGCTACATGAAACAAGTGACCCACAAACAAGTGGGTGACCCATCCCACAAACATGTTTGAAACATATTAAAACAGAGAACTGGGAATTTCGAAACGGTAAAAGAAATGgcattgttttaataatttgttttaacAATTTTGACCTTAGTCTAGTGAACTAAACTCATCACTTTTTTACCTCTTTGTTATTCCTGAtgagagaaataaaaaagagcGTAAAAAATACAGGGCAATAGCGAAAGCAAGGAAGAAAAACAGGTATCCTTTTAACTTAGGAAAACCAGACGAGTTCGAAAGACTCGTGTAAACTAACTTAAATATTCGGAGATCCTTGCTGGACGATTTTACCGGTTAACTTCGTGTctctaagtttttttaaaatgtaaaaaactaaaaatcctCGAAACAGCGTTGTTTGCCTGTCCTGAATTGTCAggctaataaaaaaatacaattctaCCTGTGCGAAGAATACTACGAAGCAACATATGATAATTTTCAACTCAACCATCCTGATTGACAACGCGGCTTAATTGAGATGTCTATTGCTGCTATTCCGTTGTCTTTATAGAGCTTGTTATGATTATGTAATTTAAATGACCTACGGTGTGTACGTCAACAGATTATTACAAATTCTTCTTTGATTACATCTTCATGATTATCCTTGTTTgcataaactttttaatagaAGT is drawn from Hydractinia symbiolongicarpus strain clone_291-10 chromosome 8, HSymV2.1, whole genome shotgun sequence and contains these coding sequences:
- the LOC130655134 gene encoding uncharacterized protein LOC130655134 — encoded protein: MVELKIIICCFVVFFAQQLEAWPMRKCKYNSLGEVRKDFHDSLHNRLIVEYENGTLGQTEVLDYKKPSDNSVACPIKFREEYDNDRIPRRMYHLDLLNATENACHCQAVYRKIIYVKLKKLCDEKLKQTIFEIRTVKMIVGYDAISTEKCKNATMKQ